From one Catellatospora sp. IY07-71 genomic stretch:
- a CDS encoding carbamoyltransferase C-terminal domain-containing protein produces MKVLGINAVFHDPAAALVVDGTTVAAAEEERFSRRKHGKRPVPFSAWELPVLSARWCLDEAGIGADELDAVGYSFDPGRCAPADELGLDDPWDWLRQDYARRAPAFLAEALPGLDPAAVRFVPHHVAHAASAALAAPYPPDEDTAVLVLDGRGEAASHLAGRYRDGRLEVLAGQRLPHSLGLLYEDLTAHLGFLRSSDEYKVMALASYGRPRFLPLFRELVRTTADGGFQVAAVDWAALAKPRHGEDDRLDPEHADLAASVQRRLEEVLLELAGWLHDAAGGPARLAMAGGVALNCVANARLAAEGPYQRVWVQPAAGDAGTALGAALHLSAEADVLPEPMPGADLGRGFPDAELEAELIRAALPYERPGDLAAVVARVLADNGVVAWYDGRAEYGPRALGHRSLLANPGDPATTARLNDIKGREHFRPVAPMVLAGRAAEIFEGQLPSPYMLFTHRVRDGWRERIPAVVHVDGTARVQTVDPAAEPRMASVLAEFDRRTGLPVLVNTSLNIAGQPIVDTPRQAMELFGAAPVALLVLGPYTVRRAAAFGGA; encoded by the coding sequence ATGAAGGTGCTCGGGATCAACGCGGTGTTCCACGACCCGGCGGCGGCCCTGGTGGTGGACGGGACGACCGTCGCGGCCGCCGAGGAGGAGCGGTTCAGCCGCCGCAAGCACGGCAAGCGGCCGGTGCCGTTCTCCGCCTGGGAGCTGCCGGTGCTGTCGGCCCGCTGGTGCCTCGACGAGGCCGGCATCGGCGCGGACGAGCTTGACGCGGTCGGCTACTCCTTCGACCCCGGCCGCTGCGCGCCCGCGGACGAGCTGGGCCTGGACGACCCGTGGGACTGGCTGCGCCAGGACTACGCCCGCCGCGCCCCGGCGTTCCTCGCCGAGGCGCTGCCGGGCCTCGACCCGGCCGCCGTCCGGTTCGTGCCCCACCACGTCGCGCATGCCGCCTCGGCCGCGCTGGCCGCGCCGTACCCGCCGGACGAGGACACCGCGGTCCTGGTCCTGGACGGGCGCGGCGAGGCCGCCAGCCACCTGGCCGGGCGCTACCGCGACGGGCGGCTGGAGGTGCTGGCCGGGCAGCGGCTGCCGCACTCGCTCGGGCTGCTCTACGAGGACCTCACCGCGCACCTGGGCTTCCTGCGCTCCAGCGACGAGTACAAGGTGATGGCCCTGGCCTCCTACGGCCGGCCCCGTTTCCTGCCGCTGTTCCGCGAGCTGGTGCGGACCACTGCCGACGGCGGCTTCCAGGTCGCGGCCGTGGACTGGGCCGCGCTGGCCAAGCCCCGGCACGGCGAGGACGACCGGCTCGACCCCGAGCACGCCGACCTGGCCGCCAGCGTGCAGCGCCGGCTGGAGGAGGTCCTGCTGGAACTGGCCGGCTGGCTGCACGACGCGGCCGGCGGCCCGGCCCGGCTCGCGATGGCGGGCGGCGTCGCCCTCAACTGCGTCGCCAACGCCCGTCTCGCGGCGGAAGGGCCCTATCAGCGGGTATGGGTCCAGCCCGCCGCGGGCGACGCGGGCACCGCACTGGGCGCGGCGCTGCACCTGAGCGCCGAGGCCGACGTGCTGCCGGAGCCCATGCCCGGCGCGGACCTGGGCCGCGGCTTCCCCGACGCCGAGCTGGAGGCGGAGCTCATCCGCGCCGCGCTGCCGTACGAACGCCCCGGCGACCTGGCCGCCGTCGTGGCGCGAGTGCTGGCGGACAACGGCGTGGTCGCCTGGTACGACGGGCGCGCCGAGTACGGCCCCCGCGCGCTGGGGCACCGCTCGCTGCTGGCCAACCCGGGCGATCCGGCCACCACCGCCCGGCTCAACGACATCAAGGGCCGCGAGCACTTCCGGCCGGTGGCCCCGATGGTGCTGGCCGGGCGTGCGGCGGAGATCTTCGAGGGGCAGCTGCCCAGCCCGTACATGCTGTTCACGCACCGGGTGCGGGACGGCTGGCGGGAGCGCATCCCGGCCGTGGTGCACGTCGACGGCACGGCACGGGTGCAGACGGTCGACCCGGCCGCCGAGCCGCGGATGGCCTCGGTGCTGGCCGAGTTCGACCGCCGTACCGGGCTGCCGGTGCTGGTCAACACGTCGCTCAACATCGCGGGGCAGCCCATCGTCGACACGCCCCGCCAGGCCATGGAGCTGTTCGGGGCGGCGCCGGTGGCGCTGCTGGTGCTCGGCCCGTACACGGTCCGCCGAGCGGCGGCGTTCGGCGGGGCGTGA
- a CDS encoding MFS transporter — translation MQSTFAALRHRGFRVWTGACLVSVVGTWMQVLGVNWYVLQETGSAARMGAAIMLQTLPVLVLGGLGGMLADRLPVRPLLIATQLAHAALAAALALIAWSPSGGDLALVYAVSVLGGAVAALEGPVMGRFAATTVPQSALGNALSLGSLVSSLGRILGMSLGGVVVAAAGPAVLFGANALSFAAVVLAVLAIRPRDLHPLQVPAADTAPRARGGALAYLLRQPMVLITLGLALVLGSLGRNYQVTMAAMSDGPLHAGAGGYAMLSTVFAAGTVVGGFLAARRPALGYRTLIGAGLVTSVLQVLAGLAPDTWSFALAMLPIAAGAVLIDTTVATRVQLDTRADMRGRVLAALAMTSSIAGAAGAPLLGLLSEQAGARTALVLAGVATVLASAVAGAAMARRAGLPLRGRQLRLTLRATLGRPVPATA, via the coding sequence GTGCAGTCGACCTTCGCCGCGCTGCGTCACCGCGGCTTCCGCGTCTGGACCGGCGCGTGTCTGGTCTCCGTCGTCGGCACCTGGATGCAGGTGCTCGGCGTCAACTGGTACGTCCTGCAGGAGACCGGCTCGGCCGCCCGGATGGGCGCCGCGATCATGCTGCAGACCCTGCCCGTGCTCGTCCTCGGCGGCCTGGGCGGGATGCTCGCCGACCGGCTGCCCGTGCGGCCGCTGCTCATCGCCACCCAGCTGGCCCACGCCGCGCTCGCCGCCGCCCTCGCGCTGATCGCCTGGAGCCCGTCCGGCGGCGACCTGGCGCTGGTGTACGCCGTCTCCGTGCTCGGCGGCGCCGTGGCCGCGCTGGAGGGCCCGGTCATGGGCCGCTTCGCCGCCACCACCGTGCCGCAGTCCGCGCTCGGCAACGCGCTGTCGCTGGGTTCGCTGGTCAGCTCGCTCGGCCGGATCCTCGGCATGAGCCTGGGCGGCGTCGTGGTGGCCGCCGCGGGCCCGGCCGTGCTGTTCGGCGCGAACGCGCTCAGCTTCGCGGCCGTGGTCCTCGCGGTGCTCGCCATCCGCCCCCGCGATCTGCACCCGCTCCAGGTGCCGGCGGCGGACACGGCCCCACGGGCGCGGGGCGGCGCGCTCGCGTACCTGCTGCGCCAGCCGATGGTCCTGATCACGCTCGGGCTGGCCCTGGTGCTGGGCAGTCTCGGGCGCAACTACCAGGTCACCATGGCCGCGATGAGCGACGGCCCGCTGCACGCGGGGGCGGGCGGCTACGCCATGCTCTCCACCGTCTTCGCCGCCGGGACCGTCGTCGGCGGCTTCCTCGCCGCCCGCCGCCCGGCGCTGGGCTACCGCACCCTCATCGGCGCGGGCCTGGTCACCAGCGTGCTCCAGGTGCTGGCCGGGCTTGCCCCGGACACCTGGAGCTTCGCCCTGGCCATGCTGCCCATCGCGGCGGGCGCGGTGCTCATCGACACCACCGTGGCCACCCGGGTGCAGCTGGACACCCGCGCCGACATGCGCGGCCGGGTGCTCGCCGCGCTGGCGATGACCAGCTCGATCGCGGGCGCGGCCGGAGCGCCGCTGCTCGGCCTGCTGTCCGAGCAGGCCGGGGCGCGCACCGCGCTGGTGCTCGCGGGCGTGGCCACCGTGCTGGCCTCGGCGGTGGCCGGGGCGGCCATGGCCCGGCGGGCCGGGCTGCCGCTGCGTGGCCGCCAGCTGCGGCTCACCCTGCGCGCCACGCTCGGCCGGCCCGTGCCCGCCACCGCCTGA
- a CDS encoding DUF4142 domain-containing protein has translation MGLCKRMFVLLAALAVTMVGGAGAAMAAVQPSEQDNSWIVAAHQANLAEIATGKMAQDKGTSAVVKDLGERFVTDHTKLDDSLKTLAGDLNVTLPTEPNAEQKAVAQQLSDTAAGADFDKMWIEQQLAAHAKSMTATQQQIDKGEAAQVKQAAEQALPIIKAHHEALMKAAPNFGVQPNQ, from the coding sequence ATGGGACTGTGCAAACGCATGTTCGTGCTGCTCGCGGCGCTGGCCGTGACGATGGTCGGCGGCGCCGGCGCCGCGATGGCCGCGGTGCAGCCGTCGGAACAGGACAACTCGTGGATCGTCGCGGCGCACCAGGCGAACCTGGCGGAGATCGCCACGGGCAAGATGGCGCAGGACAAAGGCACCTCGGCGGTGGTCAAGGACCTCGGTGAACGGTTCGTGACCGACCACACCAAACTCGACGACTCGCTCAAGACGCTGGCAGGCGATCTCAACGTGACCCTGCCCACCGAGCCGAACGCCGAGCAGAAGGCCGTCGCGCAGCAGCTCTCCGACACCGCGGCCGGGGCGGACTTCGACAAGATGTGGATCGAGCAGCAGCTGGCCGCACACGCCAAGAGCATGACGGCGACCCAGCAGCAGATCGACAAGGGCGAGGCGGCCCAGGTCAAGCAGGCGGCCGAGCAGGCGCTGCCGATCATCAAGGCACACCACGAGGCGCTCATGAAGGCCGCGCCGAACTTCGGCGTCCAGCCCAACCAGTAA
- a CDS encoding SDR family oxidoreductase yields MPLTRSIIESTVVITGASSGVGAATALTLARRGAQLVLAARSPRGLAQIGEQCRQLGADVLEVPTDTADPDAVERLAEAAQERFGHVDAWINNAGVALYGRLLDLPLDQVRRTIDVDVFGYLHGARAAVPRLRAAGGGVLIVVGSVLSEVSLPYLGAYIMAKHAVQGMADSLRQELRADGVAEVSVCTVLPGSLDTPLFAWAANQMGRQVLPPRPLSPPQEVADRIVRLLEHPRRQSFVGRASSTVMWQWRLAPALAERLLSLYGQLAQFGRPEPPSDGNLFEPVEAPRGVEGGWRLTPATLAGLPGTALAKVRHHLNGARVS; encoded by the coding sequence ATGCCACTGACCAGATCGATCATCGAGTCCACCGTCGTGATCACCGGCGCCTCCAGCGGGGTCGGCGCCGCCACGGCACTGACCCTGGCTCGCCGGGGCGCCCAGCTCGTGCTGGCCGCCCGCAGCCCGCGCGGCCTGGCCCAGATCGGCGAGCAGTGCCGCCAGCTGGGCGCCGACGTGCTGGAGGTGCCGACCGACACCGCCGACCCGGACGCCGTGGAGCGGCTGGCCGAGGCCGCCCAGGAGCGCTTCGGCCACGTCGACGCCTGGATCAACAACGCCGGGGTGGCCCTGTACGGCCGCCTGCTGGACCTGCCGCTGGACCAGGTGCGCCGCACCATCGACGTGGACGTGTTCGGCTACCTGCACGGGGCCCGGGCCGCCGTGCCGCGGCTGCGCGCCGCCGGGGGAGGGGTGCTGATCGTCGTCGGCTCGGTGCTGTCCGAGGTGTCGCTGCCGTACCTGGGGGCGTACATCATGGCCAAGCACGCGGTACAGGGCATGGCCGACAGCCTGCGGCAGGAGCTGCGGGCCGACGGCGTGGCCGAGGTGTCGGTGTGCACGGTGCTGCCCGGCTCGCTGGACACGCCGCTGTTCGCGTGGGCCGCCAACCAGATGGGCCGCCAGGTGCTGCCGCCGCGGCCGCTGAGCCCGCCGCAGGAGGTGGCCGACCGGATCGTACGGCTGCTGGAGCACCCCCGGCGGCAGAGCTTCGTCGGCCGGGCGTCCTCGACCGTGATGTGGCAGTGGCGGCTGGCCCCGGCGCTGGCCGAGCGCCTGCTCTCGCTGTACGGGCAGCTCGCGCAGTTCGGCCGCCCGGAGCCGCCGTCCGACGGCAACCTGTTCGAGCCCGTCGAGGCCCCGCGCGGTGTCGAGGGCGGGTGGCGGCTCACTCCGGCCACGCTGGCGGGTCTCCCGGGCACGGCCCTGGCGAAGGTGCGCCACCACCTCAACGGGGCCCGGGTCTCATAG
- a CDS encoding NAD(P)/FAD-dependent oxidoreductase, whose translation MDADAVVVGAGPNGLVAANVLADAGWDVVLLEAAAVPGGGVRSADIAAPGFRADLCSAFYPFAACSPILSGLELERHGLIWRHAPAVLAHVLPDGRAVLLHRDPLRTAESVEEFAAGDGERWLVAYAHWRRLADAVIETMFTPFPPVRAAGALLRRAGSAGLLRLARLMALSVTELGQELFDGEGARLLLTGCAMHADVGPDGAGSGAYGWLLAMLGQQFGFPAPEGGAQALTDALARRLRSCGGELVCGARVTRVVVGHGRALGVLTADGRAWRARRAVLADVDAPSLYRDLVGAAHLPRRLLADLEVFRYDRPTVKVDWALRGPVPWAAGGAELAGTVHLGGDLAGLSRSAAALAVEDDPEVPFLLTGQMSRVDPTRSPPGTETYWAYTHLPRRLSGNDRDSAEIAAYAHRIEQLLTAAAPGFAELVIGRSVQGPAELANENANMVGGALGGGTAAIAQQLMLRPVPGLGRSDTVVDRLYLAGASAHPGPGVHGGPGANAALAAIARARPVTGGLYRTVIDTGHRLVYGPHRAG comes from the coding sequence GTGGACGCCGACGCCGTAGTGGTGGGCGCGGGCCCGAACGGGCTCGTCGCGGCCAATGTGCTCGCGGATGCGGGCTGGGACGTGGTGCTGCTGGAAGCGGCGGCCGTGCCAGGCGGCGGGGTGCGCAGCGCCGACATCGCCGCGCCGGGCTTCCGTGCCGACCTGTGCAGCGCTTTCTACCCGTTTGCCGCGTGCTCGCCGATCCTGTCCGGGCTGGAGCTGGAGCGGCACGGGCTGATCTGGCGGCACGCCCCGGCGGTGCTGGCGCACGTGCTGCCCGACGGCCGGGCCGTGCTGCTGCACCGGGATCCCCTGCGCACGGCCGAGTCGGTGGAGGAGTTCGCCGCGGGGGACGGCGAGCGGTGGCTGGTGGCGTACGCGCACTGGCGGCGGCTGGCCGACGCCGTGATCGAGACGATGTTCACGCCGTTCCCGCCGGTGCGCGCGGCGGGCGCCCTGCTGCGGCGTGCCGGGTCCGCCGGGCTGCTGCGCCTGGCCCGGCTGATGGCGCTGTCGGTCACCGAACTGGGGCAGGAGCTGTTCGACGGGGAGGGGGCCAGGCTGCTGCTGACCGGCTGCGCGATGCACGCCGACGTGGGGCCGGACGGGGCCGGGTCGGGGGCGTACGGGTGGCTGCTGGCCATGCTGGGGCAGCAGTTCGGGTTCCCGGCGCCGGAGGGCGGGGCGCAGGCGCTGACCGACGCGCTGGCCCGGCGGCTGCGCTCGTGCGGGGGCGAGCTGGTGTGCGGCGCGCGGGTGACGCGGGTGGTGGTCGGGCACGGGCGGGCGCTGGGCGTGCTGACCGCCGACGGGCGTGCGTGGCGGGCGCGGCGGGCGGTGCTGGCCGATGTGGACGCCCCCAGCCTGTATCGGGATCTGGTCGGCGCCGCGCATCTGCCGCGGCGGCTGCTGGCGGATCTGGAGGTGTTCCGCTACGACCGGCCGACGGTGAAGGTGGACTGGGCGCTGCGGGGCCCGGTGCCGTGGGCCGCCGGGGGCGCGGAGCTGGCGGGCACCGTGCATCTGGGCGGGGACCTGGCCGGGTTGAGCCGGTCGGCGGCGGCGCTGGCGGTGGAGGACGACCCCGAGGTGCCGTTCCTGCTGACGGGCCAGATGAGCCGGGTGGATCCGACGCGGTCACCGCCGGGCACGGAGACGTATTGGGCCTACACGCACCTGCCGCGCCGCCTGTCCGGGAACGACCGGGACAGCGCCGAGATCGCGGCGTACGCGCACCGCATCGAGCAGCTGCTGACGGCGGCCGCGCCGGGCTTCGCCGAACTGGTCATAGGCCGGTCGGTGCAGGGCCCGGCGGAGCTGGCCAACGAGAACGCGAACATGGTCGGCGGTGCGCTGGGCGGTGGCACCGCGGCGATCGCGCAGCAGCTGATGCTGCGCCCCGTGCCTGGCCTGGGCCGCTCGGACACGGTCGTCGACCGGCTCTATCTGGCAGGGGCGTCGGCGCATCCGGGGCCCGGTGTGCACGGCGGGCCGGGCGCGAATGCGGCGCTGGCCGCGATCGCGCGCGCCCGGCCGGTCACCGGCGGCCTCTACCGTACGGTCATCGACACCGGACACCGCCTGGTCTACGGCCCGCACCGTGCCGGGTGA
- a CDS encoding SIS domain-containing protein encodes MYVDSIDGKVIHSHLRRLQQTASAFEPEAGKLARWGLVLARTLIGGGRLLVAGNGGSAAQAQHLAAEFVGKLREDRIPLSAIALTADTCGLTAIANDYGYGHVFARQVRAHGQPGDVLLLISTSGRSPNLLEAADTGRALGMRIWAFTGDRPNPLAERCAEALAVPSNDTQMVQELHLAAAHLLCEYVDAALPRAHGAPPSPVELRVMAGAPR; translated from the coding sequence ATGTATGTCGACTCCATCGACGGCAAGGTGATCCACAGTCACCTGCGCCGGCTGCAGCAGACCGCGAGCGCGTTCGAGCCGGAGGCGGGCAAGCTCGCCCGGTGGGGGCTGGTGCTGGCCCGTACGCTGATCGGCGGCGGGCGGCTGCTGGTCGCCGGGAACGGCGGCTCCGCCGCGCAGGCGCAGCATCTGGCCGCCGAGTTCGTCGGCAAGCTGCGCGAGGACCGCATCCCGCTCTCGGCGATCGCGCTGACCGCCGACACCTGCGGGCTCACCGCGATCGCCAACGACTACGGATACGGCCACGTGTTCGCCCGGCAGGTGCGGGCCCACGGGCAGCCGGGCGACGTGCTGCTGCTCATCTCGACCAGCGGCCGCAGCCCGAACCTGCTGGAGGCCGCCGACACCGGCCGGGCGCTGGGCATGCGCATCTGGGCGTTCACGGGCGACCGGCCCAACCCGCTGGCCGAGCGATGCGCCGAGGCGCTGGCCGTGCCCAGCAACGACACCCAGATGGTGCAGGAGCTGCACCTGGCCGCCGCCCACCTGCTGTGCGAGTACGTCGACGCGGCACTGCCCCGCGCGCACGGCGCGCCGCCGTCCCCGGTCGAGCTGCGGGTCATGGCGGGAGCCCCGCGATGA
- a CDS encoding glycosyltransferase family 2 protein, with protein sequence MTAVHPHLVRPVSGGGLPWSPPGGGVSIVIPTVGRPSLDALLRILAREVGDGAPVELLIVRDRPVEVTVPAALRACTRVLAGRGAGPAAARNVGWRHARHPWVAFLDDDVLPRPGWLRALLHDLAAPDPVGGVLGRIEVPLPHDRRPTDWERCTAGLETGRWITADMAYRREALAAAGGFDERFPRAYREDAELAFRVRAAGWQLRHGLRRVRHPVRSEDRWVSVRTQRGNADDALLRRLYGPRWRQLLEVPRGRRTRHTAITACGVLAVVSGVVTALTRRPATRRTAAVTCAASALGWAAGTGEFALARIRPGPPQAAERLTMVATSVLIPPMATYHWLRGWFAARDARMVTGTRRAAHPGSSERPDQRFQTSRRA encoded by the coding sequence GTGACCGCCGTGCATCCGCACCTGGTGCGCCCGGTCAGCGGCGGCGGCCTGCCGTGGTCGCCGCCCGGCGGCGGGGTCAGCATCGTGATCCCGACCGTCGGGCGGCCGAGCCTCGACGCGCTGCTGCGCATCCTGGCCCGGGAGGTCGGCGACGGTGCGCCCGTCGAGCTGCTGATCGTCAGAGACCGGCCGGTCGAGGTGACCGTGCCCGCTGCGCTGCGGGCGTGCACCCGAGTGCTGGCCGGGCGCGGCGCGGGCCCGGCCGCCGCCCGCAACGTCGGCTGGCGGCACGCGCGGCACCCGTGGGTGGCCTTCCTCGACGACGACGTGCTGCCGCGCCCCGGCTGGCTGCGCGCGCTGCTGCACGACCTGGCCGCACCGGACCCGGTCGGCGGGGTGCTGGGGCGGATCGAGGTGCCGCTGCCGCATGACCGGCGGCCCACCGACTGGGAGCGCTGCACCGCGGGCCTGGAGACCGGCCGCTGGATCACCGCCGACATGGCGTACCGCCGCGAGGCGCTGGCCGCCGCGGGCGGCTTCGACGAGCGCTTCCCGCGCGCCTACCGGGAGGACGCCGAGCTGGCGTTCCGCGTGCGCGCGGCGGGCTGGCAGCTGCGCCACGGGCTGCGCCGGGTACGCCACCCGGTGCGGTCCGAGGACCGCTGGGTGAGCGTGCGCACCCAGCGCGGCAACGCCGACGACGCGCTGCTGCGCCGCCTGTACGGCCCGCGCTGGCGGCAGCTGCTGGAGGTGCCGCGCGGCCGCCGCACCCGGCACACCGCCATCACCGCGTGCGGCGTGCTGGCCGTGGTCTCCGGGGTGGTGACCGCGCTGACCCGCCGCCCGGCGACCCGGCGCACGGCCGCCGTCACCTGCGCGGCGAGCGCCCTGGGCTGGGCGGCGGGCACGGGGGAGTTCGCGCTCGCGCGCATCCGGCCCGGCCCGCCGCAGGCCGCCGAGCGCCTGACCATGGTCGCCACCAGCGTGCTCATTCCGCCCATGGCCACCTACCACTGGCTGCGCGGCTGGTTCGCCGCCCGTGACGCCCGTATGGTCACCGGCACCCGCCGCGCAGCTCATCCGGGCTCCTCCGAACGGCCTGACCAGCGGTTTCAAACCTCCCGCCGGGCGTGA
- a CDS encoding HAD-IIIA family hydrolase translates to MTRVFDAVLCDRDDTLIRDVPRISDPGLVVPMPGARRALDRLRAAGLRIGVVSNQAAVGDGYTTRAQADAVDARVEQLLGPFGSWQLCCHTRDGGCGCRKPAPGLIQAAARELGVLPHRCVVIGDIGTDLAAAAAAGATGLLVPTARTRAEEISAAAYRADDLGAAADWILARQDVLRPGPARSGQPGHVLAVRTDSAGDVLLMGPAIRALATHAREVTLLTGPLGEAAGRLLPGVTRTLVWRTPWIERDAAAVEPSEVDRLVRTVRELSVDEAVVFTSFHQSPLPMALLLRLAGVGRISAISEDYPGALLDVRHHVPDDLPEAQRALSLAAAAGHVLPDGDDGRLRTNLPAADTRGRLVVVHPGANAGARGIPRKRAVGIVQALAQAGYEVAVTGGPGEAELTAEVAGDVATDLGGQTDWAALGRLLARSACLVVGNTGPAHLAAAVGTPVVSLYAPTVPLARWGPYAVPHVRLGDPDAPCRDSRAVNCTLPGHPCLGAIDPNEVVAAVDRLLGSAS, encoded by the coding sequence GTGACCAGGGTCTTCGACGCGGTGCTGTGCGACCGGGACGACACCCTGATCCGCGACGTACCCCGCATCAGCGACCCCGGCCTGGTCGTGCCGATGCCCGGCGCGCGGCGGGCGCTGGACCGGCTGCGCGCCGCGGGCCTGCGCATCGGCGTGGTGTCGAACCAGGCGGCTGTCGGTGACGGGTACACCACCCGGGCACAGGCCGACGCCGTCGACGCGCGCGTCGAGCAGCTGCTCGGGCCCTTCGGCAGCTGGCAGCTGTGCTGCCACACCCGCGACGGCGGCTGCGGCTGCCGCAAACCCGCACCGGGACTGATCCAGGCCGCCGCCCGCGAGCTGGGCGTGCTCCCCCACCGCTGTGTCGTGATCGGAGACATCGGCACCGACCTGGCCGCCGCGGCCGCCGCGGGCGCGACCGGCCTGCTCGTGCCCACCGCACGGACCAGGGCCGAGGAGATCAGCGCCGCCGCGTACCGCGCGGACGACCTCGGGGCGGCGGCGGACTGGATCCTCGCCCGCCAGGATGTCCTGCGGCCAGGTCCGGCCCGGTCCGGCCAGCCCGGTCACGTGCTGGCCGTACGCACCGATTCCGCCGGGGACGTGCTGCTCATGGGACCCGCGATCCGCGCGCTGGCCACCCACGCCCGTGAGGTGACCCTGCTGACCGGCCCGCTGGGCGAGGCGGCCGGGCGGTTGCTGCCCGGCGTGACGCGCACGCTCGTCTGGCGGACGCCGTGGATCGAGCGCGATGCGGCGGCAGTCGAACCGTCCGAGGTGGACCGTCTGGTCCGGACCGTGCGCGAGCTGAGCGTCGACGAGGCCGTGGTGTTCACCTCCTTCCACCAGTCGCCCCTGCCGATGGCGCTGCTGCTGCGGCTGGCCGGGGTCGGGCGGATCAGCGCGATCAGCGAGGACTACCCCGGCGCGCTGCTGGACGTGCGCCACCACGTGCCCGACGACCTGCCGGAGGCCCAGCGCGCGCTGTCGCTGGCGGCCGCGGCGGGACACGTCCTCCCTGACGGCGACGACGGCCGGTTGCGTACGAACCTTCCAGCTGCGGATACACGCGGCCGGCTCGTCGTCGTCCACCCCGGCGCGAACGCGGGCGCGCGTGGCATTCCGCGTAAACGGGCGGTGGGGATCGTGCAGGCGCTGGCGCAGGCCGGATACGAGGTCGCCGTCACCGGCGGGCCGGGCGAGGCGGAGCTGACCGCCGAGGTCGCCGGAGACGTTGCCACCGATCTGGGCGGGCAGACCGACTGGGCGGCGCTCGGCCGGCTGCTGGCGCGCTCCGCCTGCCTGGTCGTCGGCAACACCGGACCGGCGCACCTGGCCGCCGCGGTCGGCACGCCCGTGGTCAGCCTGTACGCCCCCACGGTGCCGTTGGCGCGCTGGGGCCCGTACGCCGTGCCGCACGTGCGCCTCGGCGACCCCGACGCGCCCTGCCGCGACAGCCGGGCGGTCAACTGCACCCTGCCCGGCCATCCGTGCCTCGGCGCGATCGACCCGAACGAGGTGGTCGCCGCCGTGGACCGTCTTCTCGGGAGCGCGTCATGA
- a CDS encoding glycosyltransferase family 4 protein produces MRILLWHVHAAWTTAFLQGPHTYLVPVTADRGPYGRGRAQTYDWPGSCVELSPAELAETDVDLLVLQRPEEWALAARWLRRTPGRDVPVVYVEHNTPRRDVPDSPHPMADRDDVTLVHVSHFNDLFWNSGGTRTVVVEHGICPPAAGYTGELARVGVAINEPLRRWRVTGTDLLPRFCEVAELDVFGIGAGRLRGLLPPATGLYDDPPQHELHRQLARRRVYLHPMRWTSLGLSLLEAMMIGVPVVVLATTEAVEAVPPQSGVLSTRVDTLVEAVRWLIKDPETATEVGLRGQAAVRARYGLDRFLAAWERLFKEVAPCMSTPSTAR; encoded by the coding sequence ATGAGAATCCTGCTCTGGCACGTGCACGCCGCCTGGACCACCGCGTTCCTGCAAGGGCCGCACACCTACCTGGTGCCGGTCACCGCCGATCGCGGCCCGTACGGGCGGGGCCGCGCCCAGACCTACGACTGGCCGGGCTCCTGTGTGGAGCTGAGCCCGGCCGAGCTGGCCGAGACCGACGTGGACCTGCTGGTGCTCCAGCGGCCCGAGGAGTGGGCGCTGGCCGCGCGCTGGCTGCGCCGCACCCCGGGCCGCGACGTGCCGGTGGTGTACGTGGAGCACAACACCCCGCGCCGCGACGTGCCCGACAGCCCGCATCCGATGGCCGACCGCGACGACGTGACCCTGGTGCACGTCAGCCACTTCAACGACCTGTTCTGGAACTCGGGCGGCACCCGCACGGTCGTGGTCGAGCACGGCATCTGCCCGCCCGCGGCCGGGTACACCGGCGAGCTGGCCCGGGTCGGCGTGGCGATCAACGAGCCGCTGCGGCGCTGGCGGGTCACCGGAACCGACCTGTTGCCCCGGTTCTGCGAGGTGGCCGAGCTGGACGTGTTCGGCATCGGCGCCGGGCGGCTGCGCGGCCTGCTCCCGCCCGCCACCGGCCTGTACGACGACCCCCCGCAGCACGAGCTGCACCGGCAGCTGGCCCGCCGCCGCGTCTACCTGCACCCGATGCGGTGGACGTCGCTGGGCCTGAGCCTGCTGGAGGCCATGATGATCGGCGTTCCGGTGGTCGTGCTGGCCACCACGGAGGCCGTGGAAGCCGTGCCGCCGCAGTCCGGCGTGCTGTCCACGCGGGTGGACACGCTGGTCGAGGCGGTGCGCTGGCTGATCAAGGATCCCGAGACCGCCACCGAGGTCGGCTTGCGGGGCCAGGCAGCGGTCCGCGCCCGCTACGGGCTCGACCGGTTCCTCGCCGCCTGGGAGCGGCTGTTCAAGGAGGTGGCGCCATGTATGTCGACTCCATCGACGGCAAGGTGA